One stretch of Caldinitratiruptor microaerophilus DNA includes these proteins:
- a CDS encoding energy-coupling factor transporter ATPase, with protein MPVVLDNVSFVYHPGTPHAWRALDGVSLTLDDREAVGVIGPTGSGKSTLVQHIGALLRPTSGRVWIDGVDTSARRADLRAVRRKVGLVFQYPEHQLFAATVREEVAFGPRNLGVPEAEVEERVRWALEAVGLGPELLDRSPFALSGGQARRLALAGVLSMRPQLLVLDEPTAGLDPLGRREMLDLVRRLHEGGMGVVLVSHSMDDVAELVGRVIVLDRGRVVLDGPAREVFHRRQELAALGLDAPAAARLVDLLRERGWPLPGQAVTAAEAAREIAAVLAARGQAAGPRPGR; from the coding sequence ATGCCGGTTGTACTCGACAACGTGAGCTTCGTGTACCACCCGGGCACCCCCCACGCCTGGCGGGCGCTGGACGGCGTGAGCCTCACCCTGGACGACCGCGAGGCGGTGGGGGTGATCGGGCCCACCGGCTCGGGAAAGTCGACCCTCGTGCAGCACATCGGGGCGCTGCTCCGGCCCACCTCGGGGCGGGTGTGGATCGACGGCGTCGACACCTCCGCCCGCCGCGCCGACCTCAGGGCCGTGCGCCGCAAGGTGGGGCTGGTCTTCCAGTATCCCGAACACCAGCTGTTCGCCGCCACCGTGCGGGAGGAGGTGGCCTTCGGCCCCCGGAACCTGGGCGTCCCGGAGGCGGAGGTGGAGGAGCGGGTGCGCTGGGCGCTGGAGGCCGTGGGGCTCGGGCCGGAGCTGCTGGACCGCTCGCCCTTCGCCCTGAGCGGCGGCCAGGCCCGGCGCCTCGCGCTGGCCGGCGTGCTGTCGATGCGCCCGCAGCTCCTGGTGCTCGACGAGCCGACCGCCGGGCTCGACCCCCTCGGCCGGCGGGAGATGCTCGACCTGGTGCGGCGGCTGCACGAGGGCGGAATGGGGGTCGTGCTGGTCTCCCACTCCATGGACGACGTGGCGGAGCTCGTCGGGCGGGTCATCGTGCTCGACCGGGGCCGGGTGGTCCTCGACGGGCCGGCGCGCGAGGTGTTCCACCGCCGGCAGGAGCTCGCGGCGCTCGGCCTGGACGCGCCGGCGGCGGCCCGCCTGGTCGACCTGCTCCGGGAACGGGGTTGGCCCCTGCCGGGCCAGGCGGTGACCGCGGCGGAGGCGGCCCGGGAGATCGCGGCGGTGCTGGCCGCCCGCGGGCAGGCCGCGGGGCCCCGGCCCGGGAGGTGA
- a CDS encoding energy-coupling factor transporter transmembrane component T family protein produces the protein MLDLQLIGQYVPGTSFLHRLDPRTKLVGVIAYSVLIFFLRDAVGIGLAFALAAAAVAAGRLSPALLLRGLQPVLVLLVLTVALNAVLTPGQPLGRLGPVTVTREGLALSALMAARLVLLVVVASLLTLTTTPIALTDGVERLLRPLSRVGVPAAELALMMTIALRFIPTLMEEAQRILKAQEARGARLRAQGPLRQVQALLPILVPLFVAAFRRADELAVAMEARGYRGGQGRTRMRELAFGPADAVAAALLAAWAGAVIAWRWWGS, from the coding sequence GTGCTGGATCTCCAGCTGATCGGCCAGTACGTGCCCGGGACGAGCTTTCTGCACCGCCTGGACCCGCGCACCAAGCTGGTCGGCGTCATCGCTTACAGCGTCCTCATCTTCTTCCTGCGCGACGCCGTGGGCATCGGCCTGGCCTTCGCCCTCGCCGCCGCGGCGGTCGCAGCGGGCCGCCTCTCGCCCGCGCTCCTCCTGCGGGGCCTGCAGCCGGTGCTGGTGCTCCTCGTGCTGACCGTGGCCCTCAACGCCGTCCTCACCCCCGGCCAGCCGCTCGGGCGCCTCGGACCCGTCACGGTGACCCGGGAAGGGCTGGCGCTCTCCGCGCTCATGGCGGCCCGCCTGGTGCTGCTGGTGGTGGTCGCGTCGCTGCTCACCCTCACCACCACCCCGATCGCCCTGACCGACGGGGTGGAGCGGCTCCTGCGCCCCCTGAGCCGGGTCGGGGTGCCGGCGGCGGAACTGGCGCTCATGATGACGATCGCCCTCCGCTTCATCCCGACCCTGATGGAAGAGGCGCAGCGCATCCTCAAGGCCCAGGAGGCCCGGGGGGCCCGCCTGCGGGCGCAGGGCCCGCTGCGGCAGGTCCAGGCCCTCCTGCCGATCCTCGTACCGCTCTTCGTCGCCGCCTTCCGGCGGGCCGACGAACTGGCCGTGGCGATGGAGGCCCGCGGCTACCGCGGCGGTCAGGGCCGGACCCGGATGCGGGAACTCGCCTTCGGGCCGGCGGACGCCGTGGCGGCAGCGCTGCTCGCCGCCTGGGCCGGAGCGGTGATCGCGTGGCGGTGGTGGGGGAGTTGA